In the Ranitomeya imitator isolate aRanImi1 chromosome 2, aRanImi1.pri, whole genome shotgun sequence genome, atcgcTCGGGAAAGTTAATTGCTACAACACACTTTCTtagtgatttgtctcattggctggtgtgacgCTGACGTCATCACGACCTGAACCAATCAAGTCTCAATGAGGTTGCGGATCACAGAAAGTGCTGTGAGCCAGAATCCTCTCGTTATAAGGTACGTGGGGGTCCTGATGAGCACAAAACTGCCGACCATAGACAAACGGTAGATAAACCTCggcgctagcagggctttgtgcagcgctGACGTTTATCTACTGTTGGCGGTCACAAAGTGGTTAAGTTAAGAgtatcatcatttctgtccaggcctttttcctgagttttatttttttttaaattctgtggaagcatggttggaaAGCAATGTCGGacatttatttgttcattttcatagatttttgatttattacttttgtcagattcaagttatttctgtcaccattgtagggttttctgtcattaaatgaggggtaccaacaattttgaccacgtgtgtaggaggAATAAATATTTTGAATCCACATCCACTTTCTGGATGTCAAAATTaagcatttgccattttattacccagcacatagtgcccagattgtgcttcaGGAGACACACACCGCAGAGTAAGTGAATTCTTCTCACTATAATtttgctaaatacagggatcctaaatgttgtttgggcacactgcaagactcagaagtgagagcggattttgctggattgatTTATAGAAactttcaacagcctttgagccactaatagtgtgggaacctgTTTTTCAAAGCTAGCAAAAGTGTGAGATGGGTCACACCTATACAATACCCTCAGGCATATCAGTAGAATATAGCACGGAGAGTCTCCCAAtaactaaaatgtaacttttaatcacTAAGATAAAATGGACAAACTAACATGACAAAATTAACACATATGAATAAGGTGCTCGTGcaaaccagtgctcaagataaaaattggtttgatctcaccaatgggAACAGACAAATGTCCACAGCAGATTCCTCCATGTGTTAATTTTGTCATGCTAGCTTGTCCATTTTATCTTAgtgattaaaagttacgttttaattaTTGGGAGACTCTCCGTGCTATATTCTATCCTCTGTttatccattgacagatgatggacctgagtggggacttgtttttttgtgagatgagaattggtattatttttgcctacataacattgattgattctttttattcaatatttgggaggcagaatgaacaaacagttgaacaccacacactactggttcatccaacaaggttttcttttttctattctacttttctaaCCCAGCTcttgcgccggcactccagagcggagcgtacggctccatgtgttgctgtgtggctgcacgctccactccggagtgccggcgccagagctgggttttcacctgcgagactcggacgtatctcgcgtatgtgtgatcccggccttagactgtGAACAGTTATTGTTTGGTAAATAATTAAAGttgcttgccatttttatggatggTTTAAgttgaaatgttcaaaaatataaaactcaaggatattttattaaaaaaatgtttttttttttatcttagcagatgactgtaccaggagatcagagggacagttgacatcttcaatttttaaatctgataatCTTGAGATCCTGCAAGATACAACTGAagggaatgccattactccagatatatcgtcatccattcacagcaaagatctgtcatctggtcctatgaaacaggtcccatcttctgattcattgctaactactaaggaaaatcaaagtcataaACGCGGCGGCATTAAAAGACAATCTGCTTCTACAGCAAATAAgttattttcctgttcagaatgtgggaaatgttttatccataaatcaggtttggttaggcaccatataactcacacaggggagaagcctttttcctgctcagaatgtgggaaatattttaaccagaaagggaatctTGCTGAACacaaaagaactcacacaggggagaagccatattcatgttcagaatgtgggaaatattttgcatTTAAAACAACTCGTGATAGccatcaaagaacccacacaggggagaagcctttttcctgttcagactgtgggaaatgttttacacgtaAATCACTACTTTttactcaccatagaactcacacaggggagaagcctttttcctgttcagaatgtgggaaatgttttaaccagaaatgtcatgttgttagtcaccagagaactcacacaggggagaagcctttttcctgttcagaatgtgagaaatgttttaacctgaaatcagatttggttaggcaccatagaacgCACACaagggagaaacctttttcctgttcagaatgtgggaaatgttttaacctgaaatcagatttggttaggcaccatagaactcacacaggggagaagcctttttcctgttcagaatgtgggaaatgttttaacctgaaatcagatttggttattcaccatagaactcacacaggggagaagcctttttcctgttcagaatgtgggatatgTTTTAACAGGAATGCACTTCTTGTTaggcatcagagcagtcacacagagaagcctttttcattttcttaatgtgggaaatactttacttggaaatcaactgttaataaacatcagagacatcacataggggagaagccttttttatgttcataatgttggcatagttttaaccaaaattgaatcttcttaaatgggttgtctcttgtcattcctcatgtttgctgacaaaaggataaaactacacttttttaattccaaatgtaaaactatacccataatttacCCACtaaaggttagtcagtaggtgactaatagaaaaaacatgtaccccacatttcattatatagggtgaggtgacgtatacacactgactcttcaagcctctcatttctacgggtttcagcgtcctcaccaaaggcgacacatcaggagactatttaatattgacctatatttaagGAATACTAGATAAAAaaccatgtatcatgttatccgaaacagtcagaaaaccagccacatattggcagatcccagacctcaaactatatacttcataagtttataattataagccactccagtgtcaggaatagatagtatgtggaaaatacagtataattcttgtgtttttctcctatagtgactgccctagtttggtattgtaacggctgttaattagtagtgcagacaaagtgtcctaggctaaactccgttttcagatggcccaatatgtaccactcagggaaaacttgcctgctccaaagatcaatagcagcttctaatGGTCATgctgtcaaggaatgagtgcaatatggttataaagactagggatatGTGCAACCATAATGTATGGAggatctgtgccattatttagtatgaaaATGTCATGGAGTGGCTGGCCCAGTGTGACACGACCCAGCAAcatacagcattgtatcttaattaaccagaaaaCTATTTTTAGCAAATGAAGAATAATAGAATGCTATCTGTATGTTGGTTTTcaaatttaagtgttgatttctggttggtcaataaaacagacttttgttagtgtaagcctggaatattgacttttattgtggcttatccttgatcactagtgatgtttgctgttaaggtaccgtcacactagacgatatcgctagcgatccgtgacgttgcagcgtcctggctagcgagatcgtccagtgtgacaggcagcagcgatcagaatcctgctgtgatatcgctggtcggggaagaaagtccagaactttgtttcgtcgctgtatctcccgctgacattgctgaatcggcgtgtgtgacgccgattcagcgatgtcttcgctggtaaccagggtaaacatcgggttactaagcgcagggccgcgcttagtaacccgatgtttaccctggttactatcgttaaagtaaaaaaaccaaacgcttcatacttactttccgctgtctgtccttggcgctgtgcttctctgctctggctgtgagcgccgggcagccggaaagcagagcggtgacgtcaccgctgtgctttccggccgctgttcttacacagggcagagaagcagagcgccgaggacagacagcggtaggtaagtatgtagtggttttttttttacttttaggatggtaaccagggtaaacattggattactaagcacggccctgcgcttagtaacacgatgtttaccctggttaccggcatcgttggtcgctggagagcggtctgtgtgacagctctccagcgaccaaacagcgacgctgcagcgatccggatcgttgtcggtatcgctgcagcgtcgcttagtgtgacggtacctttatgttaATTATGCATTGTTTTattgagccagtttgttgacttctaaagcagagagggaaaagctAAACAGAGaggttaaataatcaagtaatgctatttGATCTTGTCTGCtttcttaccctttatgtaaatactgaatgagggccacttgttaagtctaaaaataggttacatgcctctgtataaagatactgagagaaacagccagagagatactgccaagacatccatatatctcaaaaggaccagagaaaggacagcagccattttacatcatggctccattacgAGGGACACGGAACTATCATTCTATAGGTAACAACCTATGGGTTTTCAGcctcagttggaagaatacagatctgttccatagaccatcactgaaccatggatacatttggagaagccaggttgtgatcctcagatcaactggccttgtacattGTATGGACTTGGTGGACTGTCATTTTCCtacacttgttgttacctcctctgtgtgcgtgctgttgtgaattctgctcttgggttccctccagtggttgtaggtgggaatgcagttgtctctgagtcgcagtcctggacaggtgtatctgctgattacaattctgactgagatatttaagtgtgcaggattcattagcccttgccagttgtcaatgttccttgtgaagtgttggatcactttctggcttctcctgcttagctgccaaattcagcaaagataagtgtttgtttttttgtatttgtggcacactgctgtgtgcttgtttttgtttgtattcctgctctgattataggattcactggagttgcagatatacgctcctacatctttagttagatgtaggaagtttttgtatattctgctgtggatatttttgaagggttttaaccccttagtgacggagccaaatttttaaaatctgaccagtgtcactttatgtggtaatgactctggaacgcttcaacaaatcccagtgattttgagaaagttttttcgtgacacattatactttatgataatggtaaatttaggtcgatatgttttgtgtttatttataaaaaaatatcaaacatttgagaaaaatgttaaaaaatttgcaattttcaaactttgaatgaatatgcctttaatccagatggccataccacagcaaaccattaataaataatatttccctcatgtctgctttacatcagcaccacttgtaaaatgttattttattttgttagcattttaggaggattaaaaatgtagcagcgatttttaattttttcaagaaaatttacaaaatgtatttttttagggacttatccatgtttgaagtgcccttaggggtctcatatattgggaaacccccaaacgtgataccattttaaaaacagcacccccagacatattgaaaactgcagtcaggtagtttattaacccttcaggtgcttttcaggaattaatgcaaagtggtatgacaaaaatgaaaatgtgtatttttaccacctaaatgtctctaacttctgagcagattaggtcatgaattgccatggcaaacattaggaccacacaatcatgatcggagggcaccaatttggttaaataggaagcccccacactctgttaaccatttacaatgatgtagtcactattgacagcagcatctaaggggttaaacagagttggatgggGCAAACagtgatcatggctgatacagaaagctgtcagctatagtggacagctgacagctactggattgtcacctgtatggggaggctattctcttatatctcaggtcagttaaaagacgtattggctgtcattaaggggttaatactgaccgcacagaactctgtcctatcctgtcctatctagctagagtggcctcctgtgctaaatcctgtttttctgcctgtgtatgttttttcctctctttgtgggtggctgtctatcctttggggatctgctctgaggtaagatagtattcctatttccatctttatgggtatttagtcctccggctgtgacaaggtgtctaggattgttaggtacactccacggctacttctagttgcggtgttaagttcaggattgcggtcagtatagtgaccacctactccagtgaaagttctcatgctgctctaaggtcaccggatcataacagcgtgccacaggtggagtatccgaccctggaatatgaagccaggttgtgatcctcagatcCACTGGCCTTGTAGCTTGTATGGACTCAGTGGACtctcatcttcctacacttgtagttgcctcctctctgtgcatgccacaggtggggtagcaaccctggaagatctgtagtcacagctgctattatcccggcgagtcagcggaagggcgagactctaatgtgcaccatcttgggatgtttgctgggactgttctatgtgttatctgcctgttttgtggtacaataaagcattgccacactgttttaccctcaccctgtgttgcctgagtagcGTTTTGAccatgttaaaaggagagcgggTGTTCGGCGAGATGATCCCTGGTGCATGGGTTTTCAGCTAGCGGGcggagctcatagcaatccggcagtgacaaccatagacttctgctggagacctctggttgtcatgccaacccattggtgagccgcgatcatgtgacgggatcaCTGATGAGCGGGA is a window encoding:
- the LOC138663046 gene encoding zinc finger protein 773-like isoform X1 gives rise to the protein MWSAALQVEVSTISDPLSEDLLQKKIVLIYPSKMDMVRDKMAERILHLTLEILFRVTGEDYTVVKKTSSDRCQDPVSEGWGRPLSPITGPPPHPLIHEDINDQKILELTYKMIELLTGEVPIRCQDVAVYFSMEEWEYLEGHRDLYKNVIMEVPQHLTSPDLYSKRTTPERCPRPLLPQDCKQEDPSAPQDDQGEDLTHINTTETYVRGDDWCKEEIPTYDYPADDCTRRSEGQLTSSIFKSDNLEILQDTTEGNAITPDISSSIHSKDLSSGPMKQVPSSDSLLTTKENQSHKRGGIKRQSASTANKLFSCSECGKCFIHKSGLVRHHITHTGEKPFSCSECGKYFNQKGNLAEHKRTHTGEKPYSCSECGKYFAFKTTRDSHQRTHTGEKPFSCSDCGKCFTRKSLLFTHHRTHTGEKPFSCSECGKCFNQKCHVVSHQRTHTGEKPFSCSECEKCFNLKSDLVRHHRTHTREKPFSCSECGKCFNLKSDLVRHHRTHTGEKPFSCSECGKCFNLKSDLVIHHRTHTGEKPFSCSECGICFNRNALLVRHQSSHTEKPFSFS
- the LOC138663046 gene encoding oocyte zinc finger protein XlCOF22-like isoform X2 produces the protein MDMVRDKMAERILHLTLEILFRVTGEDYTVVKKTSSDRCQDPVSEGWGRPLSPITGPPPHPLIHEDINDQKILELTYKMIELLTGEVPIRCQDVAVYFSMEEWEYLEGHRDLYKNVIMEVPQHLTSPDLYSKRTTPERCPRPLLPQDCKQEDPSAPQDDQGEDLTHINTTETYVRGDDWCKEEIPTYDYPDDCTRRSEGQLTSSIFKSDNLEILQDTTEGNAITPDISSSIHSKDLSSGPMKQVPSSDSLLTTKENQSHKRGGIKRQSASTANKLFSCSECGKCFIHKSGLVRHHITHTGEKPFSCSECGKYFNQKGNLAEHKRTHTGEKPYSCSECGKYFAFKTTRDSHQRTHTGEKPFSCSDCGKCFTRKSLLFTHHRTHTGEKPFSCSECGKCFNQKCHVVSHQRTHTGEKPFSCSECEKCFNLKSDLVRHHRTHTREKPFSCSECGKCFNLKSDLVRHHRTHTGEKPFSCSECGKCFNLKSDLVIHHRTHTGEKPFSCSECGICFNRNALLVRHQSSHTEKPFSFS